The following is a genomic window from Capnocytophaga stomatis.
TACATATTTTCGGCAACTCCCATCCATTTGGAAACTTCCTCAGCAGAAAGTTTCGTTTTTTCAAGGATTTCAGCATAGCGTTTTGCATCTTGTTCCGCTACTTTATCCAAACATTCTTTGGCGTATTTGATACACCAAGCCGCAATGTAATTCGTGTAAAAATTATTATTGATATTGTTTTCGTATTCGTTAGGACCAGTAACTCCCAGAATTACAAATTTTTCTTTTTCAGCAGAATACGTAGCTCGCTGATGCCAGAATCGGGCAATTCCGATAAGCACTTCCAAGCCCATTTCAGGTACGTACGAAAAATCGCCCGTGTAACGCACATAATTGTAAATAGCGAAGGCAATGGCTCCGTTTCGGTGGATTTCTTCAAAAGTGATTTCCCACTCGTTGTGGCATTCCTCACCGTTCATCGTTACCATCGGGTAGAGAGCTGCACCATTTTTAAAGCCCAATTTTTCCGCATTTTCAATGGCTTTCCCGAGTTGGTCATAACGATATTTTAGCAGATTGCGAGCCACTTCGGCATTTTTGGTCGCCATATAGAAAGGTAAGCAATAAGCCTCTGTATCCCAGTAAGTGCTTCCTCCGTATTTTTCGCCCGTAAATCCTTTAGGACCAATATTTAAACGTGGGTCTTTGCCCGAATACGTTTGATTCAATTGGAAGATATTGAAACGAATCGCTTGCTGTGCTTTCACATCGCCCTCGATGGTAATGTCTGCCATTTTCCAGATTTCTGCCCAATCTTCTTTTTGGTCTTTCAGTAATTCATCGAAGCCTAAGGCACTTATTTTTAGCAGCAAATATTCAGTTTCTTCAATCAATTTTTCTTTCGGATGATTGAAAGAAGTTACATATCCTGCAAATTTCTCAAATCGAGCAGTTTGCCCTTTTCCTACCTTTGCATTATACACTAAACCGACGTAGGTTTCTTCCTGTTTTGCTTCTTTCAAAGCTATTTTTTGTCCGCCAACTTCCAACTGATTTTCCATAAAAGTACACACACGGAAAGCCGTTTTTTTAGTTTCCGCCACGATGAAACCTTTATTGTTTACGTGCTGTACTTCAAGGGTATTCCAAAATTTTTCCTCCCAGTTCGTGTCGTGATTTTCGATGGAAGAATCCAGATACGACTCAAAGTTAATTTCAGCATCGGTATTTAGTGGAGTAACTTCATAGCGGATTACTCCGACCTCATCGTATTGCATTGACAGAAAACGAGTTGCCTCCACTTTCAGTTCCAATCCGTTAGGCAAGGTAGCCACGAACGAACGAAGGTAAACGCCTTCCTTCATATTCAGTACACGTTTGAAATCACGCACCGAAGCCGTGTTCAAATCCAATGCCTCGCCGTTTGCCGTAACGTTGATACCCACCCAACTCGGAGCGTTCAACACTTTTGCGAAATACTCCGGATAGCCGTTTTTCCACCAGCCCACTTTGGTTTTGTCAGGATAATACACACCACCGATATAGCTTCCTTGGAACGTTTTTCCTGAATATTTTTCCTCGAACGTGGTTCGTTGCCCCATCGCACCGTTGCCCAAACTGAACAAACTCTCGGACTGCATTACGCGGTCTTTCTCAAATCCTTCCTCAATAATGCACCAAGCATCAGGAATAATATAATTTTGATTCATATCTTCTTTTTTTTTATCTTTTTATCTAAATCCTTTCAAATATATTCATTTTTGCTGTTTTCCAAATAGAAATTCGCTTCCCCGAATTATTTTCTGTCAATTTCTAAATAGAAATTACATATTCATATAAAAATTTATTGAGTTCATCATTTATTTTCATATTTGTACTTTTGTCTTGAAACAAAAGTACCAAAAATTCAAGGCTGTGGATATTTCGCTAAAAATCAAATCATTTCGCAGAAAATCTCCAAACTCGCTAACGCTCAAACAATGGATATTTTCTACGCTCCATTCATTGATTTTCTTAACGCTCCATCTCCAATGCCAGTGAAATTATAACAATAAACTCAAAATCAACACTTAAGTATAAAATATGTATTTAAGTAATAACCTTTAAAAATTTATTCATTTTTAAGCATAATACACTACGTCAAGTTTATATTCTTTTACGAAACTTATGAAATTTCGATGCCCAAAAGAATGCTAACGGAAAACTTATAATCATTACCACAATTCCTACGACTGTCCACCAAAACATCTCTTCAAAAGACAGAATATCTGATTCAACAAACTTCCAAAATGTGTAAAAACAATACGGAAGCGACAGTAGGGAGGTAATTATCACCGGGACATACTTCCCATACACCAACCATTGTACGATGTGTACCCATAAATGAATGAAAAACGCCATAAATCCGGCAAACCACCAACCGTAATTCCCAAACCAAACCGACAAATAACAAACAACTGAAAGCAACACAAATTCGTGGGCTACCGCTACCGCAAAATCGACTGTGGAATATGCAAAAAAATTATTGCGAGTCAGGAATTTTTCCAGCCTCGGGAAACGTTGCCTTAATTCATCTCGATTTTTGGAAAGCCACGTCTCGAACATTACAACTTCCTCAAAATCGTGCACCATAAATACAGCAGGAAGCAACACCATAAGTAATTGTAATTCTGACATTTTATTCAAATTTCGTTCAATTGTTAATGTGTGTTTGCCGAATTCAAATCAATCACCATCACATAATCTTCCTCATTTTCCTTGGCGACGTAAAAACCCATTTTCAAATACATTTTTGCTGCATAATTGGCTTTCTGCACAGATAATGAAGCTTTTTCGTAGCCCTCCTCAGCAAGTTGGTCAAGCAGTTTTTGGAATAATTTTGTGCCAATGCCTTGATTTCGATATTCTGAATAAAGCGAAATTGAAAGTGAAGGTGTTTGGTCGTCAATATGCCCATAATCATTAACAATACGCGACCACGCCGCACCAACAATTTTCTTTTCAACCTCTGCAACAAAAGCAATATCAACTTTTTGAGTTCCGAAATCCGCAATATAGAGCTGTAATTCAGGCAAAAGAATAATATCCCGTGACGGTGGAGCCACTCCTTCCGGCAGAAAGATAGCTTCATACAGAAAATCTTCCAAAAGCGGATACTCACTCGGATTCATCGGACGTATATTTACAACATTTTTCATCGGTCAGATATAGTTTATTGCTTTATATAACTAACTCAATTTAAATTATCGAGCTTTAAAATTCTCCTTTGAAGGAAGTATCCGAAGGACGGAGGATGTTGCACTGAAAATCACATCCCCCTACCCCCTTGAAAGGGAGAATTGTAACCACAAATTATTTCAAGTTAGTTATATCATCAGATTGAAAACTTAAATCGACAGGATTTTTTTTATCGATAATTTACTCTTCAAAAAGCTCTTTTCTTAACTCTTCACAAATTTCTGCTATTTCCAACATCACTTCTTCTGGGCACATTTCACTCAAATCGTATGATAAAGGTTCTGCCACAAAATCTTTCAAAGCTTTATTCATTTGTTTATTTTCCTCTTGAGTTGATATAATTTTAATATTCAATGAAGTAGCATCAAAATTTCCTTCCGAAAGTTCGCTCAAATTAACGCTACCATTCTTTTTGCATTCCAAAAGTAATGCAGCTAAATCAGTAATTAAATCAATTGCATAATAAAACTCACATTCAATTCCTTGTTTATCCGTATAGATAAGCAAAGTGTCTGTTTGACGAAAATCCCAAGCCAAGCTTTCTAAACCTGTATCAGAGAAGATTTCACTCAAGGTAATTTCTTCCTTTTGCTTGTCTAGAAGATAATCCACCAATGTCAAACTATCATCTGTATCACCAATATAGTTATTCCAGTATTTACCTGTAATATACATATTTATAAGTTTTAAATAGGACTTTCTATTTTTCCATACGTAATATTTCGTCAAAACCAGAAAAAACTTCATCAGCTTCCGTTAGAACTTCAGACGAGCCAATCCCAATGGTTTTCATTCCGGCTCGTTTAGCCGCTTCAATACCTGCTTCAGCATCTTCAAAAACCACACAATCCGAGTTGGAAAGCCCTAATTTTTTGGCTGCCGTTACGAAAACTTCGGGGTCGGGTTTGGCTTTGGTAACATCATTTCCGTCCACAATGGCATCAAAATACGAAATTATCCCGAGCTTTTGCAAAATCGGACGGGCATTTTTACTTGCCGAACCAAGAGCAATCTTTATATTTTCTTGCTTTGCCTTCTCCAAGAATGCTTTAACCCCAGGTAATATATCGTTTTCGTTCATCTTTTCCACATACGTGAGATAATCGGCATTTTTGCGAGTGGCAAGCTCATCGAACTTTTCGGACGAAACCGAAACGCTAGCCCAATTCAATATTTTTTGAAGCGAATCAACACGGCTCACACCCTTAAGCTGCTCGTTAAGCTCGTGAGTAAGCTGAAAACCAAATTCTTCCCCAATTTTTTTCCAAGCCAAGAAATGAAACTTTGCCGTATCCACAATCACGCCATCTAAATCAAATATATATCCTTTCATTTGTTAAGTATAAAGTTAAAAGTTTTAAGTATAAAAAAACCAAGTTGCAAGTGTAAAGTTGCAAGGATAAAGGATAAAGTGTAAAGGATAAAGAACCAAGTTACAAGTTACAAGTTGTAAGTTATAAGTGTAAAGGATAAATATTTAATCTCTAACTACTGATTCCTAACCACTAACCCCTAATTCCTATTGCCTACTTTATGGAATCTTTCACCCGAAGAGTTAAAAATCCTGCCAAAATCATTGCACATCCTCCGATAATCAAAGCATAA
Proteins encoded in this region:
- a CDS encoding HXXEE domain-containing protein, translating into MSELQLLMVLLPAVFMVHDFEEVVMFETWLSKNRDELRQRFPRLEKFLTRNNFFAYSTVDFAVAVAHEFVLLSVVCYLSVWFGNYGWWFAGFMAFFIHLWVHIVQWLVYGKYVPVIITSLLSLPYCFYTFWKFVESDILSFEEMFWWTVVGIVVMIISFPLAFFWASKFHKFRKRI
- a CDS encoding glycoside hydrolase family 65 protein — encoded protein: MNQNYIIPDAWCIIEEGFEKDRVMQSESLFSLGNGAMGQRTTFEEKYSGKTFQGSYIGGVYYPDKTKVGWWKNGYPEYFAKVLNAPSWVGINVTANGEALDLNTASVRDFKRVLNMKEGVYLRSFVATLPNGLELKVEATRFLSMQYDEVGVIRYEVTPLNTDAEINFESYLDSSIENHDTNWEEKFWNTLEVQHVNNKGFIVAETKKTAFRVCTFMENQLEVGGQKIALKEAKQEETYVGLVYNAKVGKGQTARFEKFAGYVTSFNHPKEKLIEETEYLLLKISALGFDELLKDQKEDWAEIWKMADITIEGDVKAQQAIRFNIFQLNQTYSGKDPRLNIGPKGFTGEKYGGSTYWDTEAYCLPFYMATKNAEVARNLLKYRYDQLGKAIENAEKLGFKNGAALYPMVTMNGEECHNEWEITFEEIHRNGAIAFAIYNYVRYTGDFSYVPEMGLEVLIGIARFWHQRATYSAEKEKFVILGVTGPNEYENNINNNFYTNYIAAWCIKYAKECLDKVAEQDAKRYAEILEKTKLSAEEVSKWMGVAENMYYPYSQKYNVYLQQDGFLDKELITVAELDKKERPINQHWSWDRILRSPYIKQADTLQGFYFFEDQFTKEELQRHFDFYEPFTVHESSLSPCVHSILAASLGRMEQAYTFYLRTSRLDLDDYNKEVHEGLHITSMAGTWMSIVEGFGGLRMRDGKLHFTPQIPDQWEGYSFKVNFRGQILQVSVTKKQVKLSLEGTSLSVNINGKDVTVENGKEVIVNLQ
- a CDS encoding GNAT family N-acetyltransferase, whose protein sequence is MKNVVNIRPMNPSEYPLLEDFLYEAIFLPEGVAPPSRDIILLPELQLYIADFGTQKVDIAFVAEVEKKIVGAAWSRIVNDYGHIDDQTPSLSISLYSEYRNQGIGTKLFQKLLDQLAEEGYEKASLSVQKANYAAKMYLKMGFYVAKENEEDYVMVIDLNSANTH
- a CDS encoding imm68 putative immunity domain-containing protein — encoded protein: MYITGKYWNNYIGDTDDSLTLVDYLLDKQKEEITLSEIFSDTGLESLAWDFRQTDTLLIYTDKQGIECEFYYAIDLITDLAALLLECKKNGSVNLSELSEGNFDATSLNIKIISTQEENKQMNKALKDFVAEPLSYDLSEMCPEEVMLEIAEICEELRKELFEE
- the pgmB gene encoding beta-phosphoglucomutase, which translates into the protein MKGYIFDLDGVIVDTAKFHFLAWKKIGEEFGFQLTHELNEQLKGVSRVDSLQKILNWASVSVSSEKFDELATRKNADYLTYVEKMNENDILPGVKAFLEKAKQENIKIALGSASKNARPILQKLGIISYFDAIVDGNDVTKAKPDPEVFVTAAKKLGLSNSDCVVFEDAEAGIEAAKRAGMKTIGIGSSEVLTEADEVFSGFDEILRMEK